The following are encoded together in the Peromyscus leucopus breed LL Stock chromosome 1, UCI_PerLeu_2.1, whole genome shotgun sequence genome:
- the Kcne3 gene encoding potassium voltage-gated channel subfamily E member 3, whose amino-acid sequence METSNGTETWYQSLHAVLKALNATLHSHLLCPPGPGPGPGPDNQTEERRASPPGRDDNSYMYILFVMFLFAVTVGSLILGYTRSRKVDKRSDPYHVYIKNRVSMI is encoded by the coding sequence ATGGAGACTTCCAATGGGACTGAGACCTGGTACCAGAGCCTCCATGCTGTGCTGAAGGCTCTGAATGCCACCCTTCACAGTCACTTGCTCTGCCCGCCCGGGCCAGGGCCAGGACCTGGGCCAGACAACCAAACTGAAGAGCGTCGGGCTAGCCCTCCTGGCCGTGATGACAACTCCTACATGTATATTCTCTTTGTCATGTTCCTATTTGCTGTCACTGTGGGCAGTCTCATCCTGGGGTACACCCGTTCCCGCAAAGTGGACAAACGCAGTGACCCCTATCACGTGTACATCAAGAACCGCGTGTCTATGATCTGA
- the Lipt2 gene encoding putative lipoyltransferase 2, mitochondrial — protein MQLPAVRLVWLRRARYSELLALQEHWLRRLQADPSPGTPSGTEAGALLLCEPAGPVYTGGLRGGLTPEETTRLRALGAEVRATGRGGLATFHGPGQLLCHPVLDLRRLGLRLRTHVAALEACAVRLCELRGLRGARARPPPYTGVWLGERKICAIGVRCGRHITSHGLALNCSTDLTWFEHIVPCGLVGTGVTSLSEALQRLVTVDEVMPSFLVAFQETFKCTLISEDSPR, from the exons ATGCAGCTGCCGGCGGTCCGGCTAGTGTGGCTCCGGCGGGCTCGCTACTCCGAGCTGCTGGCACTGCAGGAGCATTGGCTGCGGCGGCTGCAGGCTGACCCTAGCCCGGGGACCCCGTCGGGGACCGAGGCGGGCGCCCTCTTGCTCTGCGAGCCAGCGGGGCCCGTGTACACGGGCGGGCTACGCGGCGGCCTGACGCCCGAGGAGACTACACGGCTGAGGGCCTTGGGCGCCGAGGTGCGCGCCACTGGCCGCGGCGGCTTAGCCACTTTCCACGGCCCCGGCCAGCTGCTCTGCCACCCGGTGCTTGACCTGCGGCGCCTAGGCCTGCGCCTGCGCACCCACGTGGCGGCGCTGGAGGCGTGCGCCGTGCGCCTGTGCGAGCTCCGGGGCCTTCGGGGAGCTCGCGCGCGGCCGCCCCCCTACACCGGTGTCTGGCTGGGCGAGCGCAAGATTTGCGCGATCG GAGTCCGCTGTGGAAGGCACATCACATCCCACGGCCTGGCTCTGAACTGTTCTACAGACCTCACTTGGTTTGAGCACATTGTGCCCTGTGGACTGGTTGGGACAGGAGTCACTTCACTGAGTGAGGCACTCCAGAGACTCGTCACTGTGGATGAAGTAATGCCATCTTTCCTTGTGGCCTTCCAGGAAACTTTCAAGTGCACGTTAATCTCTGAGGACAGCCCCAGATGA